Proteins encoded together in one Synechococcus sp. BL107 window:
- the lpxC gene encoding UDP-3-O-acyl-N-acetylglucosamine deacetylase, whose amino-acid sequence MTNWPEDYSGAWTLAGQAERSGVGLHSGRSSVVRLKGSVEPGFYLRVEGHDEAFRLAPHQVRDSQLCTTLELGPCKVATVEHLLAALAGCGLTHAEIQLQGDEIPLMDGSALNWVEAIVEAGIQPAKTPRLPRPSFTQPLVRSRGGSVITAIPATTFRVVGIIDFPQRAIGQQQLSLDLTPERFVKEIAPARTFGFRDQVEQLRSAGLIQGGALDNALVCDGDHWLNPPLRFPDEPVRHKLLDLIGDLALVGFPQAQVLVYRGSHGLHTDLAAAL is encoded by the coding sequence GTGACCAACTGGCCTGAGGATTATTCGGGTGCATGGACACTTGCCGGACAAGCTGAGCGTTCGGGTGTTGGCCTCCACAGCGGCCGTTCCTCAGTGGTTCGACTCAAGGGATCTGTTGAACCAGGGTTCTATCTCAGGGTTGAAGGCCATGACGAAGCCTTTCGCCTAGCTCCCCACCAGGTTCGCGATAGCCAGCTCTGCACCACCCTTGAATTGGGTCCATGCAAGGTGGCCACTGTGGAACATTTGTTGGCAGCCCTGGCCGGGTGCGGCTTAACCCATGCGGAAATCCAGCTTCAGGGTGATGAAATTCCCCTGATGGATGGTTCGGCCTTGAACTGGGTTGAGGCGATTGTGGAGGCTGGAATCCAACCCGCGAAAACCCCGCGACTGCCCAGACCGTCGTTCACTCAACCGCTGGTTCGCTCTCGGGGAGGAAGTGTGATTACGGCGATTCCAGCAACAACATTCCGAGTGGTGGGGATTATTGATTTCCCTCAGCGAGCGATTGGGCAGCAGCAGTTGTCGTTGGATCTCACCCCGGAGCGGTTCGTGAAAGAAATCGCCCCCGCCCGTACCTTCGGCTTTCGCGATCAAGTGGAACAGTTGCGCTCAGCTGGCTTAATTCAGGGTGGTGCCCTGGACAATGCCCTGGTCTGCGATGGTGATCATTGGTTGAACCCGCCGCTTCGTTTTCCAGATGAACCGGTGCGCCATAAGCTTTTAGATCTCATTGGAGATCTGGCCCTCGTCGGCTTTCCCCAAGCTCAGGTCCTCGTCTATCGGGGCTCCCACGGACTCCACACCGATCTCGCTGCTGCCCTGTGA
- a CDS encoding BamA/TamA family outer membrane protein, giving the protein MTRRTRRSSVAIRRGVLSLVLGVPLLSQPVQAQTSEVGGEPAPDETNAEMVEVEQPRVLISEVTIEGLVGHPEEERLQLSAYDAMQVRPGSQVTRDELQNDLNAIQATGWFSDVRIVPENGPLGVRVIVQVEPFPPLTSVELNPVSEELPATVLEETFASDFGRTLNLNDLQQRMKTLQDWFAAEGYSLARITGPERVSPDGEVSLKLTQGRVADVEVKFLTKDGDDVDENDNPINGKTKDWVITREVSIKPGEAFNRNMLERDIKRLYGTQLFSDIKVTLKPVPEQPGDVVLVLGIVEQSTGQVSGGLGYSQSQGVFGQVQLQDTNLFGRAWNLGLNVTYGQYGGLSNLTFTDPWIYGDNHRTGFRGSLFLSQQVPQVFQSEDNGNIRTLKDYEDNGSRNAYETGRKYGFSDYNKVPGSVNKAEDEYPNKSWFNYEGDSIALRKIGGNFAFTRPLNGGDPFKDAPWRVLVGMGFENVRPINFSADSRPYGVATRKLNSGKVKNKDIVCISYNCADSNYLTSFRFAATYNSYNDPTNPTSGSFFTASTQQFIGFNEDSPTFNKLRTSYTQFFPVDWLKLHKGCRPKPGEAADCPQAIGVQVKAGAAIGDMPPYEAFCLGGSNSIRGWYDCDLAVGKAFGEITLEYRFPLISIFSGEVFMDAGTDFDTQKDVQGKPGLLLNKDGSGVSVGTGVIVKTPVGPLRLEVATKDFTDDYRFNLGIGWKF; this is encoded by the coding sequence ATGACCCGACGTACTCGCCGTTCCTCGGTTGCTATCCGTCGCGGAGTCTTGAGTCTCGTTCTGGGTGTTCCGTTACTCAGTCAGCCAGTTCAGGCTCAGACCTCAGAAGTTGGTGGTGAACCAGCTCCTGACGAGACCAATGCCGAAATGGTCGAGGTGGAGCAGCCACGGGTGCTGATCTCTGAGGTCACGATCGAAGGACTCGTGGGGCACCCAGAGGAGGAACGCCTTCAACTCTCTGCCTATGACGCCATGCAAGTGCGTCCTGGCAGTCAGGTGACTCGGGATGAACTTCAGAACGACCTCAACGCCATTCAGGCGACGGGTTGGTTCTCCGATGTTCGAATCGTTCCCGAGAACGGTCCACTTGGGGTGCGTGTGATCGTGCAGGTGGAGCCATTCCCACCGCTCACAAGTGTGGAACTCAATCCCGTTTCCGAAGAGTTGCCAGCCACTGTTCTGGAGGAGACCTTCGCTTCTGACTTTGGGCGCACGTTGAACCTGAATGATCTCCAGCAGCGGATGAAAACGTTGCAGGACTGGTTTGCCGCCGAGGGCTACTCATTGGCCCGTATCACGGGTCCGGAACGGGTCAGCCCTGATGGGGAGGTGTCGCTGAAGCTCACCCAAGGTCGTGTCGCTGATGTGGAGGTGAAATTCCTCACCAAGGATGGTGATGATGTTGATGAGAATGACAATCCAATCAATGGAAAGACCAAGGATTGGGTGATCACTCGAGAAGTTTCGATCAAGCCGGGTGAAGCTTTCAACCGCAATATGCTTGAACGAGATATCAAGCGTTTGTACGGAACGCAGTTGTTCAGTGATATCAAAGTAACGCTGAAGCCAGTGCCTGAACAGCCTGGTGATGTGGTTCTTGTTCTTGGCATTGTTGAGCAATCCACGGGTCAGGTGTCTGGTGGATTGGGATACAGCCAATCTCAAGGTGTTTTTGGTCAAGTCCAGCTTCAAGACACCAATCTGTTTGGTCGAGCCTGGAACCTTGGTTTGAATGTGACCTATGGACAGTACGGAGGTTTGTCAAACCTCACCTTTACTGATCCATGGATTTACGGCGATAACCATCGCACTGGATTCCGTGGATCGTTGTTCTTGAGCCAGCAAGTTCCTCAGGTTTTCCAAAGTGAAGACAATGGAAATATTCGGACGCTGAAAGATTATGAAGATAATGGTAGTCGTAATGCCTACGAAACTGGCCGTAAATACGGTTTTAGTGATTACAACAAAGTTCCTGGTTCTGTTAATAAAGCTGAGGATGAATATCCTAATAAAAGTTGGTTTAATTACGAAGGTGATTCCATTGCGCTTCGTAAGATCGGTGGAAATTTCGCCTTTACACGTCCTCTGAATGGTGGCGATCCATTTAAAGATGCTCCCTGGCGCGTGCTCGTCGGTATGGGATTTGAGAACGTTAGGCCAATCAACTTCTCGGCTGACTCTCGTCCTTATGGTGTAGCGACTAGAAAGTTAAACAGCGGAAAAGTTAAAAACAAAGATATTGTTTGTATTTCATATAATTGTGCCGACAGTAATTATTTAACTTCATTCCGCTTTGCGGCTACATATAACTCCTATAACGACCCCACTAATCCTACGAGTGGCAGCTTTTTTACAGCTAGTACGCAGCAATTTATTGGGTTCAACGAAGATTCTCCGACATTCAACAAGCTACGCACGAGCTACACCCAATTCTTCCCAGTGGATTGGCTAAAACTGCACAAAGGATGCCGCCCCAAACCCGGTGAAGCTGCTGATTGCCCCCAAGCCATTGGTGTTCAAGTCAAAGCAGGTGCGGCGATTGGTGATATGCCTCCTTACGAAGCGTTTTGCTTGGGCGGCTCCAATTCAATTCGGGGTTGGTACGACTGCGACCTAGCCGTTGGTAAAGCGTTTGGTGAGATCACCCTGGAATACCGCTTTCCGCTGATCAGCATCTTTTCCGGAGAGGTGTTTATGGATGCCGGCACAGACTTTGACACCCAAAAAGATGTGCAAGGCAAGCCTGGCTTGCTCCTCAATAAAGACGGTTCCGGTGTTTCTGTTGGTACTGGCGTGATTGTGAAAACACCTGTCGGGCCATTGCGTTTGGAAGTGGCCACGAAAGATTTCACTGACGACTACCGCTTCAACCTGGGAATTGGCTGGAAATTTTAG
- the purC gene encoding phosphoribosylaminoimidazolesuccinocarboxamide synthase — MTPDHGPLLYEGKAKRVFAAADTDRVLVEFKNDATAFNAQKKAQLDDKGRLNCQISARLFELLEQHNVPTHYCGLVDDTWMQVRRVEIIPLEVVLRNVATGSLCRQTPIAEGTALDPALFDLYYKDDALGDPLLTEARVQLLGVVQADRLSAIEQLARRVNEILCPFFAAIDLQLVDFKLEFGVTSAGELLLADEISPDTCRLWDRRSTNANDRILDKDRFRKDLGGVMEAYGEVFKRVQSQCPNPSNCL; from the coding sequence ATGACGCCGGATCACGGACCGCTTTTATACGAAGGCAAGGCCAAGCGTGTATTCGCTGCGGCAGACACCGATCGCGTATTGGTGGAATTTAAAAACGATGCGACGGCCTTCAATGCTCAGAAAAAGGCTCAATTAGACGATAAGGGCCGTCTGAATTGTCAGATCTCCGCCCGTTTATTCGAGTTGCTTGAGCAGCACAATGTGCCCACGCATTACTGCGGATTGGTCGATGACACGTGGATGCAAGTGCGGCGGGTTGAGATCATTCCGCTTGAAGTGGTTTTGCGCAACGTCGCGACGGGTTCCCTCTGCCGACAGACGCCGATCGCTGAGGGAACAGCTCTGGATCCCGCCTTATTCGATCTCTATTACAAAGACGATGCACTGGGAGATCCGCTTCTGACCGAGGCCAGGGTGCAGTTGTTGGGGGTGGTGCAGGCGGACCGTCTGTCAGCAATTGAACAACTGGCCCGTCGTGTGAATGAGATTCTCTGCCCATTTTTTGCTGCTATCGATCTTCAATTGGTTGATTTCAAGCTCGAATTTGGGGTGACATCGGCGGGAGAATTATTGCTGGCTGATGAGATCAGCCCAGACACCTGCCGACTTTGGGACCGCCGAAGTACCAATGCGAATGATCGGATTTTGGATAAAGATCGATTCCGTAAGGATTTGGGCGGTGTGATGGAGGCCTACGGGGAGGTCTTCAAACGGGTCCAATCCCAATGTCCCAACCCAAGCAACTGCCTGTAA
- the lpxA gene encoding acyl-ACP--UDP-N-acetylglucosamine O-acyltransferase, which produces MTVERSTPQIHPQAVVDSKAELGLGVVISSGAVIGPQVVIGDHTWIGPNVVLDGRVTLGKDNRVFPGACLGQEPQDLKYRGANTEVVIGDGNTLREFVTINRATEEGEQTRLGDRNLLMAYCHLGHNCLLGNGIVMSNAIQVAGHVVIEDRAVIGGCLGIHQFVHIGGLAMVGGMTRVIRDIPPYSMVEGHPGRLRGLNRVGLQRSGLADRHEGRELKQLKEIWNLLYRSDVVMAEALVQARSHELLPAAAHLCSFLEASTAPGRRGPTPALSHR; this is translated from the coding sequence ATGACGGTGGAAAGGTCTACCCCACAGATTCATCCCCAAGCGGTGGTTGATTCCAAGGCCGAGCTCGGTCTTGGAGTGGTGATCAGTTCTGGTGCTGTGATCGGTCCGCAGGTGGTGATCGGTGATCACACCTGGATTGGGCCCAATGTGGTCTTGGATGGGCGGGTCACCTTGGGGAAAGACAACAGGGTTTTCCCTGGTGCTTGTTTGGGGCAAGAGCCTCAAGATTTGAAATACCGCGGCGCCAATACCGAGGTGGTGATTGGTGATGGCAACACGCTTCGGGAATTTGTCACGATCAATCGCGCCACAGAAGAGGGGGAGCAAACCCGTCTGGGTGATCGAAACCTGTTGATGGCCTATTGCCATCTCGGCCACAACTGTTTGTTGGGCAACGGAATCGTGATGTCGAATGCCATTCAAGTGGCAGGACATGTGGTGATTGAAGATCGTGCGGTGATTGGCGGTTGTCTTGGCATTCATCAATTTGTGCACATCGGTGGATTGGCGATGGTGGGTGGGATGACCCGTGTGATTCGCGATATCCCTCCTTATTCGATGGTCGAGGGTCACCCAGGTCGCTTGCGGGGATTGAATCGGGTTGGCTTGCAGCGCAGTGGACTCGCGGATCGGCATGAAGGCCGTGAACTGAAGCAACTCAAGGAGATCTGGAATTTGCTCTACCGCTCTGATGTCGTCATGGCTGAGGCTTTGGTGCAGGCTCGCAGCCATGAGCTTTTGCCAGCAGCAGCGCATTTATGCAGCTTCCTTGAGGCGTCCACTGCCCCGGGTCGGCGTGGGCCGACTCCTGCATTGAGTCATCGCTGA
- the lpxB gene encoding lipid-A-disaccharide synthase: protein MVRLLISTGEVSGDLQGSLLIHALKAEALSRGIELEILALGGPRMKAAGAELIADTAPMGAIGLWEAVPLILPTLQLQAKVDRLLAQRPPDAVVLIDYVGANARLGTRLRKHRPSLPITYYIAPQEWAWRFGDGSTTQLLDFTNQILAIFPAEAEFYAERGAKVTWVGHPLLDSFQDLPERQASRRALGLDPDAPVLLLVPASRPQELRYLMPALARAAAMLQQRCLGLQVLVPAGLERFEQPLAEALAAAGVRNGRVIPAADADGVKKQLAAAADVALGKSGTVNLELALQGVPQVVGYRVSRATAFVARHVLRFQVDHISPVNLLLKERLVPELLQDEFTPEALVELAQPLLDDGSPERTAMLHGYSRLRATLGEPGVTARASQAIFDQVI, encoded by the coding sequence ATGGTGCGTCTGCTCATCAGCACTGGCGAGGTGTCCGGAGATTTGCAGGGCAGCCTGTTGATTCATGCTCTCAAGGCCGAAGCCTTAAGTCGGGGAATCGAATTGGAGATCTTGGCCCTCGGTGGTCCTCGGATGAAGGCGGCTGGTGCCGAGTTGATTGCCGACACCGCTCCGATGGGCGCGATCGGTCTGTGGGAGGCCGTTCCGTTGATTTTGCCCACCTTGCAGCTCCAGGCCAAGGTGGATCGCTTGTTGGCGCAACGCCCCCCTGATGCGGTGGTGTTGATCGACTATGTGGGCGCGAATGCCCGGCTAGGCACTCGGTTGCGCAAACACCGTCCGTCGTTGCCGATCACCTACTACATCGCTCCCCAGGAATGGGCTTGGCGCTTTGGTGATGGCAGCACCACCCAATTGCTTGATTTTACGAATCAGATTCTGGCGATTTTTCCTGCGGAGGCCGAGTTTTATGCCGAGCGTGGCGCGAAGGTCACTTGGGTTGGCCATCCGCTGCTGGACAGTTTTCAAGACTTGCCGGAGCGGCAGGCATCGCGTCGGGCACTTGGCCTTGATCCTGATGCACCGGTGTTGCTCTTGGTTCCAGCATCCCGGCCGCAGGAACTGCGCTATTTGATGCCGGCTCTGGCTCGTGCGGCAGCCATGCTTCAGCAGCGTTGCCTCGGCCTGCAAGTGTTGGTTCCTGCAGGCTTAGAGCGTTTCGAACAGCCCTTGGCTGAAGCCCTCGCAGCGGCAGGCGTGCGGAACGGTCGTGTGATCCCTGCTGCTGATGCCGATGGTGTGAAAAAGCAGCTGGCGGCTGCAGCGGATGTGGCGCTTGGAAAGTCCGGCACGGTGAACTTGGAGTTGGCCTTGCAGGGGGTGCCGCAGGTGGTGGGCTATCGGGTAAGCCGAGCTACCGCCTTCGTTGCAAGGCATGTGCTGCGCTTCCAGGTGGACCATATTTCTCCGGTGAATCTTTTGCTGAAGGAGCGCCTGGTTCCAGAATTGCTGCAGGACGAGTTCACGCCTGAGGCTCTCGTGGAGTTGGCTCAACCGTTGCTGGACGACGGCAGTCCGGAACGGACAGCGATGCTTCACGGTTACAGCCGTCTTCGCGCCACGCTGGGGGAGCCTGGCGTCACCGCAAGAGCGTCTCAGGCAATCTTTGATCAAGTGATCTGA
- the fabZ gene encoding 3-hydroxyacyl-ACP dehydratase FabZ — MTDPTPSDVVLTSEQIAGLLPHRYPFALVDRVIAYEPGVSATAIKNITMNEPQFQGHFPERPLMPGVLIVEAMAQVGGLIVAQIPDLPKGLFVFAGIDGVRFRRPVVPGDQLIIQCELLSLKRKRFGKIKAEATVEGALVCSGELLFSLVD; from the coding sequence GTGACTGATCCCACGCCATCGGATGTCGTACTGACGAGCGAACAAATCGCTGGCTTATTGCCGCACCGCTATCCGTTTGCCCTTGTTGATCGGGTGATTGCCTATGAGCCGGGGGTTTCGGCCACGGCGATCAAAAACATCACGATGAATGAGCCCCAATTTCAAGGGCATTTCCCAGAACGTCCTTTGATGCCTGGGGTGTTGATTGTGGAAGCAATGGCCCAAGTTGGTGGCTTGATCGTTGCCCAAATTCCCGATTTGCCCAAGGGATTGTTTGTTTTTGCAGGCATCGATGGGGTCCGGTTTCGACGACCGGTGGTGCCTGGAGATCAACTGATCATTCAATGCGAATTGTTGAGCTTGAAACGCAAGCGTTTTGGCAAAATCAAAGCTGAGGCCACTGTTGAGGGTGCATTGGTTTGCTCCGGCGAGCTGTTGTTCTCCTTGGTGGACTGA
- the msrA gene encoding peptide-methionine (S)-S-oxide reductase MsrA, protein MVRVIGVLLSALLMFGGPQSVAAAEQTAVFAGGCFWCLEHDLEHLPGVIDAVSGYSGGHVDQPTYRQVSGEDTGHQEAVQVRFDPAVISYSTLLRSYWRNVDPFDGGGQFCDRGDSYRPVIFTADAAQAKAAEMSAAAAAQDLGRPRSAIKVELRGSAPFWPAEQYHQNYAELNDLKYSFYRFSCGRDRRLDAVWGAQARTGRSWQKATELE, encoded by the coding sequence ATGGTTCGAGTAATCGGCGTACTCCTTAGTGCCCTATTGATGTTTGGAGGGCCGCAATCCGTTGCGGCGGCTGAACAAACGGCGGTTTTTGCTGGGGGGTGTTTCTGGTGTTTAGAACACGATTTGGAACACCTGCCTGGGGTGATTGATGCGGTTAGTGGCTATAGCGGTGGCCATGTGGATCAGCCCACCTATCGCCAGGTGAGCGGAGAAGACACAGGCCATCAGGAGGCGGTACAAGTGCGCTTCGATCCGGCTGTGATCTCTTACAGCACGTTGTTGCGGAGCTACTGGCGCAACGTGGATCCCTTTGATGGCGGCGGTCAATTCTGTGATCGCGGTGACTCCTACCGACCCGTGATTTTCACCGCTGATGCCGCCCAGGCGAAAGCCGCCGAGATGAGTGCGGCGGCTGCCGCTCAAGATCTAGGCCGACCGCGCTCTGCAATCAAAGTGGAACTTCGTGGTTCCGCTCCGTTTTGGCCTGCGGAGCAATATCACCAGAATTACGCCGAGCTCAACGACCTGAAGTATTCGTTTTATCGGTTTAGTTGTGGCCGTGATCGCCGCCTGGATGCCGTCTGGGGCGCCCAAGCCAGGACTGGGCGAAGTTGGCAAAAAGCTACCGAATTGGAATGA
- the purD gene encoding phosphoribosylamine--glycine ligase gives MAISSTRPQALPPLRRVLIVGGGGREQALAWALSRNEEITTVWIAPGNGGPEGHAIDIAETDSEALVAFCRQKDVDLVVVGPEAPLAAGVADALRSADIAVFGPDAAGAQLEASKAWAKQLMHEAAVPTAGHWSVHSEDEALAVLHELKRPLVVKADGLAAGKGVTVAETVAEAEAAIQEAFQGRFGAAGSQLVLEERLEGPEVSVFALCDGERMVLLPPAQDHKRLQDGDQGPNTGGMGAYAPAPLLDQDALLEVEALVLQPILKALRNRGIDYRGVIYAGLMLTASGPQVIEFNCRFGDPECQTLMPLLGPEVGAVLQACALGRLDLAPTLTISTRCSACVVAAAEGYPNAPRKGDAIHSTHQTDDTHQLFHAGTERQPDGSLTTSGGRVLAVVAQGDDFIAAFAAAYSGMAGINFPGITYRRDIGHQVRSIQ, from the coding sequence ATGGCCATCTCATCAACCCGTCCCCAAGCTCTGCCACCGCTGCGGCGAGTCCTCATCGTCGGCGGCGGCGGCCGAGAGCAAGCACTGGCTTGGGCTTTGAGCCGCAACGAAGAGATCACAACGGTGTGGATTGCACCTGGGAATGGTGGTCCTGAGGGTCACGCCATCGACATCGCCGAAACCGACAGCGAGGCGCTTGTGGCCTTTTGTCGCCAAAAAGATGTCGACTTGGTCGTGGTGGGACCGGAAGCACCCCTCGCGGCCGGAGTCGCTGATGCGCTGCGCTCCGCCGACATCGCCGTCTTCGGACCGGACGCTGCAGGTGCCCAGCTCGAAGCCAGTAAGGCCTGGGCCAAACAGTTGATGCACGAGGCCGCTGTTCCCACGGCTGGGCACTGGTCAGTTCACAGCGAAGACGAGGCCTTGGCCGTTTTGCACGAGCTCAAACGTCCTTTGGTCGTGAAAGCCGACGGTTTAGCAGCGGGCAAAGGGGTCACGGTGGCCGAAACTGTGGCCGAAGCAGAAGCCGCCATTCAAGAGGCCTTCCAAGGGCGTTTTGGTGCGGCTGGATCCCAGCTCGTGCTGGAGGAACGACTCGAAGGCCCTGAGGTTTCGGTGTTCGCTCTCTGTGATGGCGAACGCATGGTTCTCCTTCCCCCAGCCCAAGACCACAAACGGCTTCAAGACGGCGATCAGGGACCCAACACCGGAGGGATGGGCGCTTATGCCCCAGCCCCACTTCTTGATCAAGACGCACTTCTCGAGGTTGAAGCCTTGGTGCTTCAACCCATCCTGAAAGCCTTGAGAAACCGCGGTATCGACTACCGCGGCGTGATTTACGCCGGTTTGATGCTCACGGCAAGCGGACCGCAGGTGATCGAATTCAACTGCCGCTTCGGCGATCCCGAATGCCAAACCTTGATGCCCTTACTGGGTCCCGAAGTGGGTGCTGTGCTGCAGGCCTGTGCGCTGGGCCGCTTGGATCTCGCCCCAACACTGACCATTTCAACGCGTTGCAGCGCCTGCGTTGTCGCTGCAGCAGAGGGCTATCCCAACGCACCCCGCAAGGGTGATGCCATCCATTCCACCCATCAAACCGACGACACCCATCAGCTATTCCACGCGGGTACCGAGCGGCAGCCAGACGGGAGTCTCACCACGTCCGGAGGCCGAGTGCTCGCTGTCGTGGCCCAGGGAGATGATTTTATTGCCGCCTTTGCCGCTGCGTATTCCGGCATGGCTGGTATCAACTTCCCTGGAATCACTTACCGTCGCGATATCGGGCATCAGGTGCGCTCAATCCAATGA